The sequence below is a genomic window from Frondihabitans sp. PAMC 28766.
ACGGCAGAAGCCGCGAGCATCGACAACTTCCGAGGCATGATCGACGGCGTCGTGAGCCCGGTCGACTACCTGCGCGCCATCGAGGCCGCCTCCGCCATCGACGCTGAGAACGGAGTGAGCATCACAATCCCCTAGCCACCATCCATACTCGATCTTCCCTCGTGCACCCACTCCGAACGATGAAGGTTCCTCGGAGTGCGCCGGCCGACACAAGGTCGCGATTCGGACGGGCAGGTCACGCGTCAGCTCGTCGGGCGTAGGCCCGGTGCGCTTTTTCACGGGCGCCGCAGATGTCTGTCGAGCACCAGTGACCCGCATTGTTTTTGGACCGGTCGTAGTAGGCCCAACGACAGATGCTGCGTTCGCAAAGCTTCAGACGCCGCCATGAGCCATCCAGGATCGCGGCACGGATCGCGTCCACAGCGCGGCCGATGACGGCGTCCAGTGCACCCTTCCCCGCGCTGACGACAGCACCATCGCGAACCACGACGGTGAGCCTCGCCGAATCAATAAATGCCGCGACTTGATCTGGAATGCGGACCCCACCTTGAAAGACCCAGTCACGGAGGGCATCGCGGAAAAGCATCAAGCGGAGTCGATCCACTTCGCACGCGCCCGGAATCCCCCACGCAAGGACCCAGGCGCCTGCGTGCTCCTCATCTAGTTCGTCGATACCAAATTCCAGGTCCGCGGTATTCACAAAAGCCTGAACGAAAGCCAGGCCGCCCGGAGCCGGGACCCGCCCTCCCGGCTGACCGTTGCTCATGACAACATCATACGACCGAAACGTCTTTGCTCGCGTAGCGTGCACTTACTATCTAAACCATTTAGCTCGTGAGAGGCATCGGGATGTTCACCGTTCTGCTCGGCTTGTCGGGTGCGCTCACTTACGGCTTCGCGGACTTCCTCGGAGGGCTTTCCGCCCGCCGGACTCGGCCCCTGGCAGTGACCTCGCTGACCGCAACCATCGGCATTGGCCCCCTTCTCCTCGGTCTCGTTCTCCTGGGCGGTCGCTTCACACCGGGCGCCCTCATCTGGGGTGCTGTGGCCGGGGCATCCGGTTCAGTCGGCGTCCTGCTCTTATACACGGCGCTGTCGATCGGGCCCATGAGTGTGCTGTCGCCGGTCACGAGCGTGTTCAGCGCGATCCTGCCCGTGGTTGCCGCGGTCGCGTTCGGAACGCGCCTGTCTCCGGTCGCGATCGCGGCAATCGTCGTCGCCATCCTGGCGGTCGTTCTCGTGAGCGTCAGCCGCAACACCTCAGGGGCCCACGTGACTCTCCGCGGTCTTCTCATGGCCGCGGTCGCCGGCTGCGGGTTCGGTGGGCTTGTCCTTGCGTATGACATGACCTCTCCGGCTGAGGGGGTCGCCCCTCTCGTCGTCGCGAGGGCGGCACAGGCACTCCTGATGGTCGCGGCACTGCTCATCACGAAGCGGCGGAGGGCCCCAACCTCGGCACCCGGGTCGCAGACGCCCACGCTCGGCCGCAGCTTCTGGCTCATGGTGATCGCCTGCGGAGTCCTCGACGCCGCGGCGAACGTCTTTATCCAGGCCGCGCTTCACGTGAGTCCCACGCCGACGACTCTTCCCACCGTCAGTGTCCTCAACGCGCTTTACCCGGTCGGAACCATCCTCCTTGCGAGCATCGTTCTGCGCGAACGCCTCACCATGATCCAGCTCGGCGGCATCTGCCTCGGCATCGCCGCCAGCGTCACCCTCTCACTCAGCTG
It includes:
- a CDS encoding EamA family transporter codes for the protein MRGIGMFTVLLGLSGALTYGFADFLGGLSARRTRPLAVTSLTATIGIGPLLLGLVLLGGRFTPGALIWGAVAGASGSVGVLLLYTALSIGPMSVLSPVTSVFSAILPVVAAVAFGTRLSPVAIAAIVVAILAVVLVSVSRNTSGAHVTLRGLLMAAVAGCGFGGLVLAYDMTSPAEGVAPLVVARAAQALLMVAALLITKRRRAPTSAPGSQTPTLGRSFWLMVIACGVLDAAANVFIQAALHVSPTPTTLPTVSVLNALYPVGTILLASIVLRERLTMIQLGGICLGIAASVTLSLS
- a CDS encoding CGNR zinc finger domain-containing protein codes for the protein MSNGQPGGRVPAPGGLAFVQAFVNTADLEFGIDELDEEHAGAWVLAWGIPGACEVDRLRLMLFRDALRDWVFQGGVRIPDQVAAFIDSARLTVVVRDGAVVSAGKGALDAVIGRAVDAIRAAILDGSWRRLKLCERSICRWAYYDRSKNNAGHWCSTDICGAREKAHRAYARRADA